One Curtobacterium sp. MCLR17_032 genomic window carries:
- a CDS encoding sensor histidine kinase, which translates to MTDTDRLDLARTVPLDDAVPSPDHAETVPLDTTTPEATIPMPSAPAPGPGGPPGGWDATPPVTLAPPSKPTGSTPGGRGPDAPIRSGSGGNGGSGGRASAGAFYREAWRRSPRDFGYMALTAVLLCTLYFAFPAILGIGDLGSRDVFNPFTLLLFFVALFVARWLGQFEKLRMSWADPRPIRPVDWTPKWQQNWWTRTGSAVANPHYWLYLLHAVVVYPLAAVVTVGAGLLLAVGFLWPVVVVLAYVIGGRYLLDPNDIGSGAGVLFLALLSMAASVVLFPLWLRGSVLAHYWIDHGLLGGFRAEVLEERVAGLQASRAGAVTAEGQALRQIERDLHDGPQQRLVRLRMDLAAAERSFEKDPERAKRLIGEASGHAQDALDELRALSRGFAPPILLDRGLVAALEALCSRSPIPVGLDIRLPDGLELATEIQRNVYFTVSELLTNTAKHAGASVAGVYLGLLVDTAGTWFLTVSVTDDGRGGATAREGHGIEGLMGRMRALDGELTVSSPLGGPTEATARIPLGALNGVPTPRT; encoded by the coding sequence ATGACCGACACCGACCGGCTCGACCTGGCTCGCACCGTCCCCCTGGACGACGCCGTGCCCTCGCCCGACCATGCCGAGACCGTCCCGCTCGACACCACGACACCGGAAGCGACCATCCCGATGCCCTCCGCCCCTGCACCCGGTCCTGGCGGGCCTCCCGGCGGCTGGGACGCGACCCCGCCCGTGACACTGGCCCCGCCGTCGAAGCCGACCGGGTCGACGCCCGGCGGGCGCGGTCCGGACGCCCCGATCCGCTCCGGCAGCGGAGGCAACGGTGGCAGTGGTGGCCGGGCGAGCGCCGGTGCCTTCTACCGAGAGGCCTGGCGTCGGTCGCCGCGGGACTTCGGCTACATGGCCCTCACCGCGGTGCTCCTCTGCACCCTGTACTTCGCGTTCCCCGCGATCCTGGGCATCGGTGACCTCGGCTCCCGTGACGTGTTCAACCCGTTCACCCTGCTGCTGTTCTTCGTGGCGCTGTTCGTCGCCCGGTGGCTCGGCCAGTTCGAGAAGCTCCGGATGAGCTGGGCCGACCCACGGCCGATCCGCCCGGTGGACTGGACGCCGAAGTGGCAGCAGAACTGGTGGACGCGCACCGGTTCGGCCGTCGCGAACCCGCACTACTGGCTGTACCTGCTGCACGCGGTCGTCGTCTACCCGCTCGCCGCCGTCGTGACCGTCGGTGCGGGGCTGCTGCTGGCCGTCGGGTTCCTCTGGCCGGTCGTCGTCGTCCTGGCCTACGTCATCGGCGGTCGCTACCTGCTCGACCCGAACGACATCGGCTCCGGTGCGGGCGTGCTCTTCCTCGCCCTGCTGTCGATGGCGGCGAGCGTCGTCCTCTTCCCGCTCTGGCTGCGCGGCTCGGTGCTCGCGCACTACTGGATCGATCACGGTCTGCTCGGCGGCTTCCGGGCCGAGGTGCTCGAGGAGCGTGTGGCGGGCCTCCAGGCGTCCCGGGCCGGTGCGGTGACGGCCGAGGGGCAGGCGCTCCGGCAGATCGAGCGCGACCTGCACGACGGACCGCAGCAGCGACTCGTCCGACTGCGGATGGACCTGGCCGCGGCCGAGCGGTCGTTCGAGAAGGACCCGGAGCGGGCCAAGCGACTGATCGGCGAGGCCTCGGGGCACGCGCAGGACGCGCTCGACGAACTCCGGGCGCTGTCCCGCGGGTTCGCGCCGCCGATCCTGCTCGACCGTGGGCTGGTCGCCGCACTCGAGGCGCTGTGCTCCCGCTCGCCGATCCCGGTCGGACTCGACATCCGCCTGCCTGACGGGCTGGAGCTCGCGACCGAGATCCAGCGGAACGTGTACTTCACGGTGAGCGAGCTGCTGACGAACACCGCGAAGCACGCCGGTGCCTCGGTGGCCGGGGTGTACCTCGGGCTGCTCGTCGACACCGCCGGCACCTGGTTCCTGACGGTCAGCGTCACGGACGACGGCCGCGGCGGAGCGACTGCACGCGAGGGGCACGGCATCGAGGGCCTGATGGGCCGGATGCGGGCCCTGGACGGCGAGCTGACCGTGTCCAGCCCGCTCGGCGGACCGACCGAGGCGACCGCGCGGATCCCGCTCGGCGCCCTGAACGGCGTGCCCACCCCGCGCACGTGA
- a CDS encoding DsbA family protein — translation MTDTTVENPHATRTAVEFWFDPTCPWAWMTSRWVGEVEQHRDLDVTWNVMSLFVLNEHNEDMPAEYREAMERNQVYSRLVTAAKARHGQDVVKRLYDALGEQIHHRQQKDPEQVVPAVLEQLGLEADLADAAWTDETDAAMRESHRDGIERVGQDVGTPVIAVDGVAFFGPVISPAPKGQQALDLWDGVVAAARYPGFFELKRSRTTGPVFDTVD, via the coding sequence GTGACTGACACGACTGTGGAGAACCCTCATGCGACCCGGACTGCTGTGGAGTTCTGGTTCGACCCGACCTGCCCCTGGGCGTGGATGACGAGCCGCTGGGTGGGTGAGGTCGAGCAGCACCGCGACCTCGACGTCACCTGGAACGTGATGAGCCTGTTCGTCCTCAACGAGCACAACGAGGACATGCCCGCCGAGTACCGCGAGGCGATGGAGCGCAACCAGGTGTACTCGCGTCTGGTGACGGCCGCGAAGGCCCGCCACGGACAGGACGTCGTGAAGCGCCTCTACGACGCCCTCGGCGAGCAGATCCACCACCGCCAGCAGAAGGACCCCGAGCAGGTCGTGCCGGCCGTGCTCGAGCAGCTCGGCCTGGAGGCCGACCTCGCCGACGCCGCGTGGACCGACGAGACCGACGCCGCGATGCGCGAGAGCCACCGCGACGGCATCGAGCGGGTCGGCCAGGACGTCGGCACGCCCGTCATCGCCGTCGACGGCGTCGCCTTCTTCGGTCCCGTCATCTCGCCGGCGCCGAAGGGCCAGCAGGCGCTCGACCTCTGGGACGGCGTCGTCGCCGCGGCCCGCTACCCGGGCTTCTTCGAGCTCAAGCGCTCGCGCACGACCGGCCCGGTCTTCGACACGGTCGACTGA
- a CDS encoding XRE family transcriptional regulator, with product MSHIVDEPEGTGATPDADHPDAERGGPEHPDDADQRRLGERLQRLRTERRWSLTELAEESGVSRAMINRVERGISSPTATILGRLSGAFGLTVSQLLDEALEHEVPRTSDPDEARGIQRAASADSWTDPETGYRRRPLSSADFPADVTEVRLPAGREVAYPASAYAFLRHCIWVVDGTLELQVGEATTRLGAGDRIELGEPADVVYRNAGDEPCRYVVVVVRQR from the coding sequence ATGTCTCACATCGTAGACGAGCCGGAGGGCACAGGCGCAACCCCCGACGCGGATCACCCTGATGCGGAACGCGGCGGTCCGGAACACCCCGACGACGCCGACCAGCGCCGCCTGGGGGAGCGCCTGCAGCGCCTCCGTACCGAGCGCCGCTGGAGCCTCACCGAGCTCGCCGAGGAGTCCGGCGTGTCCCGCGCCATGATCAACCGCGTCGAACGAGGCATCTCGAGCCCGACCGCGACGATCCTCGGCCGCCTGTCCGGAGCGTTCGGCCTCACCGTCTCGCAGCTCCTCGACGAGGCCCTCGAGCACGAGGTGCCCCGCACCAGCGACCCGGACGAGGCCCGCGGGATCCAGCGCGCCGCCTCGGCCGACTCGTGGACCGACCCGGAGACCGGGTACCGCCGCCGTCCCCTGTCGAGCGCGGACTTCCCCGCCGACGTCACCGAGGTCCGCCTGCCCGCCGGCCGCGAGGTCGCCTACCCCGCCAGTGCCTACGCCTTCCTGCGGCACTGCATCTGGGTCGTCGACGGCACCCTCGAGCTGCAGGTCGGTGAGGCCACGACGCGGCTGGGCGCGGGCGACCGGATCGAGCTCGGCGAGCCCGCCGACGTCGTGTACCGCAACGCCGGCGACGAGCCGTGCCGGTACGTCGTCGTCGTGGTGCGGCAGCGCTGA
- a CDS encoding DNA-formamidopyrimidine glycosylase family protein produces the protein MPEGHSVHRIANQFTRHFVGKRCEVSSPQGRFAAGAAQLDGKQLIASRAVGKQMFLEFEDDLFLRVHLGLYGAWDFAGVISTAEALSDDDDREESLSSIGAPRLARYRMAEQEKNEDPIEAFPPDPVGQVRVRLLTEDTVADLRGPTACVVEDPAGVQRALDKLGPDPMNDDGPEAEKVFVENVRKRNVAIGQLLMDQSVVSGIGNIYRAELLFRQRLDPYKVGKKITVKQAKALWADWSKLLHDGVRDGLMLTMDGLSDADHKKALRSRKDRHWVYHRQGEPCRVCGTEIRIADMAGRKLYWCPKDQK, from the coding sequence ATGCCCGAGGGTCACTCCGTCCACAGGATCGCCAACCAGTTCACCCGCCACTTCGTCGGCAAGCGCTGCGAGGTGTCCAGCCCCCAGGGCCGGTTCGCCGCGGGGGCCGCACAGCTGGACGGCAAGCAGTTGATCGCCTCCCGGGCCGTCGGCAAGCAGATGTTCCTGGAGTTCGAGGACGACCTGTTCCTCCGGGTGCACCTGGGCCTGTACGGCGCATGGGACTTCGCCGGCGTGATCTCCACGGCCGAGGCGCTGTCGGACGACGACGACCGCGAGGAGTCGCTGTCCTCGATCGGTGCCCCGCGGCTCGCCCGCTACCGGATGGCCGAACAGGAGAAGAACGAGGACCCGATCGAGGCGTTCCCGCCGGACCCGGTCGGCCAGGTGCGTGTGCGGCTGCTCACCGAGGACACCGTCGCCGACCTCCGCGGGCCGACCGCCTGTGTCGTCGAGGACCCGGCCGGCGTGCAGCGTGCGCTCGACAAGCTCGGTCCGGACCCGATGAACGACGACGGTCCCGAGGCCGAGAAGGTCTTCGTCGAGAACGTCCGGAAGCGCAACGTGGCGATCGGGCAGCTGCTGATGGACCAGTCCGTGGTGAGCGGCATCGGCAACATCTACCGCGCGGAGCTGCTGTTCCGGCAGCGCCTCGACCCGTACAAGGTGGGGAAGAAGATCACCGTCAAGCAGGCGAAGGCGCTCTGGGCGGACTGGTCGAAGCTGCTGCACGACGGCGTCCGCGACGGCCTGATGCTGACGATGGACGGGCTGTCCGACGCCGACCACAAGAAGGCCCTGCGCTCCCGCAAGGACCGCCACTGGGTCTACCACCGCCAGGGGGAGCCCTGCCGGGTCTGCGGCACCGAGATCCGGATCGCCGACATGGCCGGCCGCAAGCTCTACTGGTGCCCGAAGGACCAGAAGTAG
- a CDS encoding amidohydrolase family protein has translation MTVVLLRTVRRVGTSGAPADVLVVDGRIAAIGPAGTVDVPRAADVPPGTVLDVEVVEADGAWLGPGLRDHHVHFDQWALMRQRVDVQDCTSAEETADRLADAAQTALPDHVLVGHGYRDGLWPAPARRELLDRAAAGLPVVVVAADLHAVWCNTRALAHFAGLLGRALPAGADGVLREQDAFDVTGALSRVPDELLDAAVEEAVDAAAQRGVTGVVDLEMVFGLDRWARRIAAGTDGIRVASGVYPGELDDVVARGLRTGDVVPGTRGLLTMGPFKVITDGSLGTRTAATSDGAGLLTWTPEDLVPVLRRAVAAGLVPAVHAIGDRAVTLALDAFETVGTRGTIEHAQLLLPEDVPRFAQLGVVASVQPEHAMDDRDIADHHWAGRTDRAFPFASLERAGARMQLGSDAPVAPLDPWVALAAAVGRDRDGRSPWHPEQRMSALAAWRGSTDGRVGVAVGDVADLVLVPSDPLTATSAALRTMPVLATAVAGRWTHRAL, from the coding sequence GTGACGGTCGTCCTGCTCCGCACCGTCCGGCGGGTGGGGACGTCCGGCGCCCCGGCCGACGTGCTCGTCGTCGACGGGCGGATCGCCGCGATCGGGCCCGCCGGGACGGTCGACGTGCCGCGCGCCGCCGACGTCCCGCCCGGCACCGTGCTCGACGTCGAGGTCGTCGAGGCCGACGGCGCCTGGCTCGGCCCCGGCCTCCGCGACCACCACGTGCACTTCGACCAGTGGGCGCTCATGCGGCAGCGTGTCGACGTCCAGGACTGCACCTCCGCCGAGGAGACCGCCGACCGCCTCGCCGACGCCGCCCAGACCGCGCTGCCGGACCACGTCCTCGTCGGTCACGGCTACCGGGACGGGCTCTGGCCCGCACCCGCACGACGCGAGTTGCTCGACCGAGCCGCCGCGGGCCTCCCGGTCGTCGTCGTGGCCGCGGACCTGCACGCCGTCTGGTGCAACACGCGTGCCCTCGCGCACTTCGCCGGTCTGCTCGGCCGTGCCCTGCCCGCCGGGGCGGACGGCGTCCTCCGCGAACAGGACGCGTTCGACGTCACCGGCGCACTGTCCCGCGTCCCCGACGAGCTGCTCGACGCCGCCGTCGAGGAAGCGGTCGACGCCGCCGCCCAGCGCGGGGTGACCGGGGTCGTCGACCTCGAGATGGTCTTCGGACTCGACCGGTGGGCGCGCCGGATCGCCGCCGGCACGGACGGCATCCGCGTCGCCTCCGGGGTCTACCCGGGCGAGCTGGACGACGTGGTGGCCCGCGGCCTCCGCACCGGCGACGTCGTCCCGGGCACCCGTGGGCTGCTGACGATGGGGCCGTTCAAGGTGATCACCGACGGATCCCTCGGCACCCGGACCGCCGCCACCTCGGACGGCGCGGGGCTCCTCACCTGGACCCCCGAGGACCTGGTCCCCGTCCTCCGCCGTGCCGTCGCCGCCGGACTGGTCCCCGCCGTGCACGCCATCGGCGACCGCGCCGTCACGCTCGCCCTCGACGCGTTCGAGACCGTCGGCACCCGCGGCACGATCGAGCACGCCCAACTGCTGCTGCCCGAGGACGTCCCCCGGTTCGCGCAGCTCGGGGTCGTCGCCTCGGTGCAGCCCGAGCACGCGATGGACGACCGCGACATCGCCGACCACCACTGGGCGGGCCGCACCGACCGGGCGTTCCCGTTCGCGTCCCTCGAGCGCGCCGGAGCCCGGATGCAGCTCGGCTCGGACGCCCCCGTCGCGCCGCTCGACCCGTGGGTGGCGCTCGCCGCCGCCGTCGGGCGGGACCGCGACGGCCGCAGCCCGTGGCACCCGGAGCAGCGGATGTCGGCGCTCGCCGCGTGGCGGGGCAGCACCGACGGGCGCGTCGGCGTCGCCGTCGGTGACGTCGCCGACCTGGTCCTGGTGCCGTCCGACCCGCTCACGGCGACGTCGGCCGCGCTCCGCACGATGCCGGTCCTGGCCACGGCCGTCGCCGGCCGCTGGACCCACCGCGCGCTGTAG
- a CDS encoding EamA family transporter, with product MNRVPAPLLALTAMLSVQIGAAVAKTRFDEVGSVGAATLRLVIGAVVLALVVRPRVRHWTRAQWLAAVLLGLALGGMNLFIYVAFATIPIGVAVTIEFLGPLTLSLAHTRRWRDAVWAVLALAGVVLLGVGPSAIGDVGGVLAAVLAAGCWAAYIVMNRRVGAAIPGIDGLAVSMLVAMVVALPFGLRSAVAGVAGDPTLLVVFAVVGLLSSVLPYALEMSALRRMPTRVFGVLQSLGPAIAALAGLVVLREALSVLEVVALVCVTAASAGVTLTARRGVAAV from the coding sequence ATGAACCGGGTCCCCGCACCGCTGCTGGCCCTCACCGCGATGCTGTCCGTGCAGATCGGCGCCGCGGTCGCGAAGACCCGCTTCGACGAGGTCGGCTCGGTCGGGGCCGCCACACTCCGGCTCGTCATCGGTGCGGTCGTCCTGGCGCTCGTCGTCCGCCCGCGCGTCCGACACTGGACGCGTGCCCAGTGGCTCGCTGCGGTCCTGCTCGGTCTCGCCCTCGGTGGCATGAACCTGTTCATCTACGTGGCCTTCGCGACGATCCCGATCGGCGTCGCCGTGACGATCGAGTTCCTCGGCCCGCTGACCCTGTCCCTCGCCCACACCCGGCGCTGGCGCGACGCGGTCTGGGCGGTACTGGCGCTCGCCGGCGTGGTGCTGCTCGGCGTCGGACCGTCCGCGATCGGTGACGTCGGGGGAGTCCTGGCCGCCGTCCTCGCCGCCGGGTGCTGGGCCGCCTACATCGTGATGAACCGCCGGGTCGGCGCGGCGATCCCCGGCATCGACGGGCTGGCGGTGTCGATGCTCGTCGCGATGGTGGTGGCGCTGCCGTTCGGACTGCGGTCAGCCGTCGCCGGGGTCGCCGGTGACCCGACGCTGCTCGTCGTGTTCGCCGTCGTCGGACTGCTGTCGAGCGTGCTGCCCTACGCCCTCGAGATGTCCGCGCTCCGCCGGATGCCGACGCGGGTGTTCGGCGTGCTGCAGAGCCTCGGCCCGGCGATCGCGGCGCTCGCCGGCCTGGTGGTCCTGCGGGAGGCCCTGTCGGTGCTCGAGGTCGTCGCCCTGGTCTGTGTCACCGCGGCGAGCGCCGGGGTCACGCTGACGGCACGACGAGGCGTCGCGGCGGTCTGA
- a CDS encoding ribose-5-phosphate isomerase — MRIHLGTDHAGLEFNKTLATHLTGAGHEVVDHGPTAYEPLDDYPSFCINAAHAVVQDQRAGVQALGVVFGGSGNGEQIAANKVEGIRAALVWNESTAVLARQHNDANVISIGARQHTEEEAIRFVDLFIAEPFSGEERHARRIAQLAEYEQTGTIAGKQVDA; from the coding sequence ATGCGCATCCACCTCGGAACGGACCACGCCGGCCTCGAGTTCAACAAGACCCTCGCCACGCACCTGACCGGAGCGGGCCACGAGGTCGTCGACCACGGTCCGACCGCGTACGAGCCGCTCGACGACTACCCCTCGTTCTGCATCAACGCCGCGCACGCCGTGGTGCAGGACCAGCGGGCCGGCGTCCAGGCGCTCGGCGTCGTCTTCGGTGGGTCGGGCAACGGCGAGCAGATCGCCGCGAACAAGGTCGAGGGCATCCGGGCCGCACTGGTGTGGAACGAGTCGACCGCGGTCCTCGCCCGCCAGCACAACGACGCGAACGTCATCTCGATCGGGGCGCGCCAGCACACCGAGGAAGAGGCCATCCGCTTCGTCGACCTGTTCATCGCCGAGCCGTTCTCGGGCGAGGAACGGCACGCCCGCCGCATCGCGCAGCTCGCCGAGTACGAGCAGACGGGCACGATCGCCGGCAAGCAGGTCGACGCGTAG
- a CDS encoding GNAT family N-acetyltransferase produces the protein MATAYATDAVRVRDCTPADLDVVHALHVDAVLHSTAIWQEVPHPRTWFDTWLTERQGDGWPVLVAEVDGVVAGYATYSQWRPHQGYRLTVEHSVYVVESFRGRGIASTLMAALVARATAEGRHVMIAGICSANTGSIALHERLGFTTVAVVPEVGRKADRWLDLTLMRLPLG, from the coding sequence ATGGCGACAGCATATGCGACGGATGCCGTCCGCGTCCGCGACTGCACCCCGGCCGACCTCGACGTCGTGCACGCACTCCACGTCGACGCGGTCCTGCACTCGACCGCGATCTGGCAGGAGGTCCCGCACCCCCGCACCTGGTTCGACACCTGGCTCACCGAGCGGCAGGGCGACGGCTGGCCGGTCCTCGTCGCCGAGGTGGACGGGGTCGTCGCGGGCTACGCCACCTACTCCCAGTGGCGGCCGCACCAGGGCTACCGGCTGACCGTCGAACACAGCGTCTACGTCGTCGAGTCGTTCCGCGGACGGGGCATCGCCTCGACGCTGATGGCAGCGCTCGTCGCCCGGGCCACCGCCGAGGGTCGACACGTGATGATCGCCGGCATCTGCAGCGCCAACACCGGGTCGATCGCACTGCACGAACGGCTCGGCTTCACGACCGTCGCCGTCGTGCCCGAGGTCGGTCGCAAGGCCGACCGGTGGCTCGATCTGACCCTGATGCGGTTGCCGCTCGGCTGA
- a CDS encoding serine hydrolase domain-containing protein: MEKRAAYESVLPYVREWIAYKVWQLRLPGVQVAVGFEGQELFADAFGYADVEAGRRLTNADLFRIASHSKTFTATALLQLADQGALRLDDTVGTFVPALVEAASPIADATVRELMEMGAGVVRDGADGDHWALAHPFPDADELIALVVAGGAKVPVGSAFNYSNLGYGLLGLVIEAVTGTSYADHVRTAIAEPLGLTGTGAEFDPAREDEYVVGYTGLHTARTRQRVPHVTTGALAAATGFHGTASDLVRYFSAHVPGRGSLLSDHAKRLAQRKAWSALDSDPAARGYGAGFVVDRINGREVRGHSGGFPGQITQSVFDPASSLVVSVLTSSATGPATMLAYGIVHLLDAAADEHAPGTPVTADVDTDRYTGRFTTFEGITDIARVGDRLLAIDPTQPVPTESPVRLDVVDADTLRMASGNRFGSIDEDIVFTRDDSGAIVSVRGDSGMTQRPWSVPAESPEVAAALV, encoded by the coding sequence ATGGAGAAGCGCGCTGCCTACGAGTCCGTCCTGCCCTACGTCCGCGAGTGGATCGCCTACAAGGTGTGGCAGCTGCGGTTGCCGGGCGTGCAGGTCGCCGTCGGGTTCGAGGGCCAGGAGCTCTTCGCCGACGCGTTCGGGTACGCGGACGTCGAGGCCGGCCGTCGGCTGACGAACGCCGACCTGTTCCGGATCGCCTCGCACTCGAAGACCTTCACGGCCACCGCTCTGCTCCAGCTTGCCGACCAGGGTGCCCTGCGCCTCGACGACACCGTCGGCACGTTCGTTCCCGCCCTGGTCGAGGCCGCTTCGCCGATCGCCGACGCCACGGTCCGTGAACTCATGGAGATGGGCGCCGGCGTCGTCCGCGACGGGGCCGACGGCGACCACTGGGCGCTGGCACACCCGTTCCCGGACGCCGACGAACTGATCGCCCTCGTCGTCGCGGGTGGCGCGAAGGTGCCCGTCGGCTCGGCGTTCAACTACTCGAACCTGGGCTACGGCCTGCTCGGCCTGGTCATCGAGGCGGTCACCGGCACCAGCTACGCCGACCACGTCCGCACGGCGATCGCCGAGCCGCTCGGCCTCACCGGCACCGGCGCCGAGTTCGACCCGGCGCGCGAGGACGAGTACGTCGTCGGCTACACCGGCCTGCACACCGCCCGCACCCGGCAGCGTGTCCCGCACGTGACGACCGGGGCGCTCGCCGCGGCCACCGGGTTCCACGGCACCGCCTCGGACCTGGTCCGGTACTTCTCCGCACACGTTCCCGGCCGAGGCTCGCTGCTCTCCGACCACGCCAAGCGCCTGGCCCAGCGGAAGGCGTGGAGCGCCCTGGACAGCGACCCCGCCGCACGCGGCTACGGCGCCGGGTTCGTCGTCGACCGGATCAACGGCCGGGAGGTCCGTGGCCACTCCGGCGGGTTCCCCGGGCAGATCACGCAGTCCGTCTTCGACCCCGCGTCCTCGCTGGTCGTGTCGGTGCTGACGAGCAGCGCCACGGGTCCGGCGACGATGCTGGCGTACGGCATCGTGCACCTGCTCGACGCCGCCGCGGACGAGCACGCCCCCGGCACACCGGTGACGGCCGACGTCGACACCGACCGCTACACCGGACGCTTCACCACGTTCGAGGGCATCACCGACATCGCCCGCGTCGGGGACCGGCTGCTGGCGATCGACCCGACGCAGCCCGTGCCGACCGAGTCGCCGGTGCGCCTGGACGTCGTCGACGCCGACACGCTGCGGATGGCGTCGGGGAACCGGTTCGGGTCGATCGACGAGGACATCGTGTTCACCCGTGACGACTCCGGTGCGATCGTGTCGGTCCGGGGCGACAGCGGCATGACGCAGCGCCCGTGGTCGGTGCCGGCGGAGTCACCCGAGGTCGCCGCGGCGCTCGTCTGA
- a CDS encoding response regulator transcription factor, with product MTDGPDAARIRAVRIRAVVVDDAVLLREGLARVLDEAGIDVVGQFGDPASFLAALPTLTPDVVVMDVRMPPTFTDEGVRAAVEARRIAPRTGILLLSQYVEAAYAEDVLAAGSAGIGYLLKDRVTRLDEIDDAVRRVASGGTVLDPEVVTQLMSRRRDPLAALTPREREVLGLMAEGRTNAAIARALVIGTGAVEKHVTSIFGKLALEDTGEDHRRVLAVLAYLG from the coding sequence ATGACCGACGGCCCGGATGCAGCACGCATCCGGGCCGTCCGCATCCGGGCCGTCGTCGTCGACGACGCCGTCCTGCTCCGCGAAGGCCTGGCCCGCGTGCTCGACGAGGCGGGCATCGACGTCGTCGGCCAGTTCGGCGACCCGGCCTCGTTCCTCGCGGCCCTGCCCACGCTGACACCGGACGTCGTCGTGATGGACGTCCGGATGCCGCCGACCTTCACCGACGAAGGCGTCCGCGCCGCCGTCGAGGCCCGGCGCATCGCACCCCGGACCGGCATCCTGCTGCTCTCGCAGTACGTCGAAGCCGCCTACGCCGAGGACGTCCTGGCCGCCGGCAGCGCCGGCATCGGCTACCTGCTCAAGGACCGCGTCACCCGGCTCGACGAGATCGACGACGCGGTCCGCCGGGTCGCCTCGGGAGGCACGGTGCTGGACCCCGAGGTCGTCACCCAGTTGATGAGTCGCCGCCGTGACCCCCTGGCGGCGCTGACACCCCGCGAGCGCGAGGTGCTCGGCCTGATGGCGGAGGGCCGCACCAACGCCGCCATCGCGCGGGCACTCGTGATCGGCACCGGTGCGGTCGAGAAGCACGTCACGAGCATCTTCGGCAAGCTCGCGCTCGAGGACACCGGTGAGGACCACCGCCGTGTCCTGGCGGTCCTGGCCTACCTCGGATGA
- a CDS encoding FMN-binding negative transcriptional regulator → MRHTPSFLMTEVDEVRRLIDGNPWATIVSHTAAGLVASHYPFLLEPSADDELLLVSHVGRPDEVAHELGQHEVLVVVQGPHGYVSPAWYPPEQFVPTWNHTTAHLWGTPEILSDDENFRVLGDLVDHFERAMPSPVSLDVDEDTARRIARGTVGIRLRVTRFDARAKLSQNKAPEVVDRVIAGLRADGPYAAPALADEMERVRSGDLHADGREAR, encoded by the coding sequence ATGCGGCACACACCCTCCTTCCTGATGACCGAGGTCGACGAGGTCCGACGGCTCATCGACGGGAACCCCTGGGCGACGATCGTGTCGCACACGGCCGCGGGGCTGGTGGCGTCGCACTACCCGTTCCTGCTCGAACCGAGCGCCGACGACGAACTCCTCCTGGTCTCCCACGTCGGCCGTCCGGACGAGGTCGCGCACGAGCTCGGGCAGCACGAGGTCCTGGTCGTCGTGCAGGGCCCGCACGGCTACGTCTCCCCCGCCTGGTACCCGCCGGAACAGTTCGTGCCGACCTGGAACCACACCACCGCGCACCTGTGGGGCACGCCGGAGATCCTGTCCGACGACGAGAACTTCCGGGTCCTCGGTGACCTGGTCGACCACTTCGAGCGGGCGATGCCGTCCCCCGTGTCGCTCGACGTCGACGAGGACACCGCCCGGCGCATCGCCCGCGGCACCGTCGGCATCCGACTGCGGGTCACCCGGTTCGACGCGCGTGCGAAGCTCAGCCAGAACAAGGCACCCGAGGTCGTCGACCGGGTGATCGCGGGCCTCCGTGCCGACGGGCCGTACGCGGCGCCGGCACTGGCCGACGAGATGGAGCGGGTGCGCTCTGGGGACCTCCACGCCGACGGGCGGGAGGCACGGTGA